The genomic window gaaaaatagaaGTAATTGAATGTCACTACATCTACATGTGTTGGGCACAGACATGTGATACtagtaataatttgaaaaatgtgttaGACACTGGACACAAATTCAATCTGAAATGACTGTAGTGTTACACAAGATAATTCTCTATTTCAAAAACCAATATGATCTTATAGAAAAACCACATGTATGTGGGGAATGTAGCATTCATTGCAAGGATAAAATTGTTATTCATTGATATCGGTATTGATACGGCTCTATTACTATTATGTATCCATTGTCCCTCTCTCCCTAATAAAAGTAGTTATGTCGCTTGCCAATTATTACGAATTATTTTCGGTTATCACATGTTGTCAAAGTAAAGAAACTTGTATTATCATTCTAATAAACTGAGCATGCTTGTTGGTGAATCATTTACTCAATTAGATGACCATATCTTTTCACTTTACCATTCATTTGTTCATGAAGTAAAACCCTAGTATTGATGATTTATAATACCTGTCAGGATGAGCTTCCAAATGAAAGGAAAATTGTCAAATTATGTGAATATGCCGCGAAAAATCCTTTTCGGATTCCGAAggtatttattcttttatttcaGTCATATGTGggtaatttattaaatttaattcaaagaAGAGGAGGAAAATAGGATATGTTTGAATTAGCTCAATCCATTTCTGAGGTATATTATGTCTGGTCTTTCTGCTAGATAGCAAAATATCTTGAAGAAAGATGCTACAAAGAACTGAGATCAGAGCATATCAAACTAGTCAAGATTGTAGCAGAATCTTTCAATAAGTTGCTTTCCATTTGTAAGGTGCAGATGTAAGTTTCTCAATTTTATCTTTCCATATCCGGTTGGTCATTATTTTATGTCACGGATCCTTTTCATCTGCGCATTTATGATATCGATCTCCAATATAGAGTTTATATTGGATTCTTAAAAGTTTTTCATTTATTGTTTGCATATTGCAGCACATATTTCGCTGTTGATGTGCTTAATGTAATTTCCGAGCTTTTGGACTATTCCAAGGATGAGACTATCCAGACACTTGGTTGCCAATCCTTAACAAGGTTCATCTACTGTCAGGtgaataatacaaaaaaaatatatatatatcgctCTTTGCTTATGTAGCTTCGGCATGAATGTAATTCTATTAGATCGATATATACTTGGGTTTGTGTACTTTGAAACAAGTCGATGTGTACTACCACAATGAATTAGCTGATATCATTTTTGCATGCACTTTCATTCTACTGACATAATGAATGAGCAGGTAGATTCTACTTACACTCACAACATTGAAAAATTGGTGAGGAAAGTATGCATGCTATCACAGGAGCTTGGCGAAACACATGAAAATCACTGCTTGAGGGCATCAAGTTTGCAATGCCTTTCAGCTATGGTAATTAGTGCTCCATTCAAATTGTTGCCAGTTCTGATTTTGTATGTTTACTGAAACATAATGTGTGTGTCAGTTCATTGAGTGCTTAGTATAACTTTCCGACGTTTATTTTCATGTAAAATTCTATGGTTGTCGTCGTGACTTTGTAATTGTTTCAGACTCTTCTAGAGGTGCATTGTTTATTTAACTGCCTTTTTCTTGGCAGGTTTGGTTCATGACTGAATTTTCACACATTTTTGCTGATTTTGATGAGGTAAGTTATCGAGTTTCTCCCCATTTAAACCATTCTTGCGCTTTAGTGAACCTTCCTAATCCAACAATTTTGTAACTTCCCTTATGCTGTGGTTTTCTTTGATTGGTagcttttttataattttcatggtgatttttttctttattctcAGTCAAATATCATCTCTAATTTGTTGGTTAATTCCAAATGTAGATTGTTTATGCCACTTTAGATAACTATGAGTGGAGTAGACGAAGTGAAGATGCTGACAGGACAGAGGCTCATCACAATTGGGTGGATGAGGTTGTTCGGAGTGAAAGCCGGACTGGTTCTGTCGCCGGTAATGACAATCGCTCTAGTTGCTTGATCATCCAACCTCGGCCAGAAGTAAAGGATCCTTCCCTTTTAACCAGGTAGTATTTCTTATTCAAGAGAAGAGTGTGTTGACTTTTTTAGCTGTTTCATTTCAGCTGTGGCAATTGGTTTTTTACTCAGTTTTTTTCATCGCTGTTctcttattaatatttttattgttcatTCTTCTAGAGAAGAAATTGAGAAACCTGAAACATGGGCTCAAATATGCATTCAAAGATTGGTTGAATTAGCCAAGGAAAGCACAACTATGCGCCGTGTATTGGATCCAATGTTTGTCTACTTTGATTCAAGGCAACACTGGGCCCCTCAGAATGGTTTAGCAATGATGGTTTTGTCCAGCATGGCCTACTTCATCGAGAACACAGGTATTGCTCTCTCCTACCACTTCGATATCAATTGCTTTTAACTAATAAAGCTTTGAATATTAATTGCTATGTGGTTAAACTTTCCATTATTACCCATGATGGTATGGTTACTTAATCTTTACCTTTTTCGTCAGGGAATCAACGGTTTATTCTAGCTTCTGTGATACATCATCTGGACCACAAAAATGTTATGAATGATCCCCAGCTTAAATCTTATGTTGTTCAAGTTGCTACATCTCTAGCCATGCAGATTAGATCAGGGAGACGGTTAGCAGAGATTGGTTTTGTTGGTGACCTTTGCAGGCATCTCAGGAAAAGTTTTCAGGCCTCCAGTGAATTTGTTGGAGAACAAGAGTTCAATTTGAATATCTCACTCCAAAGTTCCATTGAGAACTGCTTACTCGAAATCGCCAATGGGGTAGGTTTATGAATACACACGCAAAAGCAAACTAAATTACAATTTATGATTTATTCGGTTACTGCATTTTATTCAGCTACTAAACTACTGTTTTTCGTCGTTGGTTGACTAGGTCATTGATCCTCAGCCACTGTTTGACTTGATGGCAATAACACTTGAAAATATTCCATCCGGAGCTGTTGGTAAAGCAACCATTGGATCACTGATAGTCCTTGCTCGAGCACTCACTTCAGCATTGACCAACCTACGTTTGCAGCAGGTGCGAGGAGATTGCTGTTATTGAACATTTAACAACGTCTGAGGATATATTAGAACTTTTATATGTCGTCGAGGAAGAGGCATTTTTGTAGATTAATTGGTTTTTATCTCGGAATAcattcattttatatatttcttttttttccatCTAGGGATTTCCTGAATCTCTTCTCATGCAACTTCTCAAAGTAATGTTGCATTCAGACGTAGAAGCCCGCATTGGAGCACACCTTATATTTTCTGTACTTCTTTTACCAAGTTCCTTCCATACACATGAAGCTTCCTCTCTTCGGTCCAGATATCTAGATCAGCGCAATAAAAGACATTCTCATACTACAGCTGCATCTGCTTCAATTACAGCTTTACTTGAAAAGCTCCGCAGAGGCAGAGAAGGTACCAATTCAGATCATGGTAATGGTATTCACGATGACAAAGAAAGGGATGCTGTGACCGAAGAATGGAAGCAGGGTTGTGGCTTAAAGACTTCCCCTAACTTTTACAAACTCAGTTCAATAATTGATAGGGCTACAGGATCAACGAGTTTGACTGACACAGTAAGTAGCTGAATTGATCTCTGTCGATCGGTTTTattaattgttatttattgttcttGATAAAAACTTACTATATTTTGTTATTGAATTGGGTTTCAGGAACCATATCTTATGAAGCTAAGTGAAGATCAAATGGGCCAGCTGCTTTCTGCCTTTTGGATTCAAGCCAATCTTCCTGATAACTTACCTTCAAATATTGAAGCTATAGCTCATTCATTCATATTAGCGCTAATTGTTTTGCGCATGAAGGTAATTTTTCCGTGCACATTCACATTgtcttaaataatttttgtatcCCAGTGGTTTCACCTTTACTGCTTAATCTTCTTGTAGACAAATCATGCAATGTAAATTGagtatttgtaatattttgtcaATAATTTTATCATGGACAACGAATCTCCATTCTGATTGATTAAATCGCTAAAAATGCCATGTTGCAGAACCTAAAAGACAGAGATAACCTGGTGATCCGCTTCTTCCAGCTTCCTCTATCTCTCTGGGCTATGTTGTTGGACCCAAGTAATGGTATGACCTATATAAGACTATCGTAacatgtattattttatttcaaaagaaTGCAAAATTGATATACTTGTTTTCTAGCAGGAACATTGCCCCCAGCATGTCAGAGGTCCATCTTTGTTTTATCTGTTGGGATGTTGATATTTGCCTGCAAAATATATCAGATCCATGATCTGAATGATGTGTTCATGTCGTTAGCAAAATCTGAAGTGAGTGACTGATCTTTTTTACTCCATAATGTCAGTATGAAAGTTCATGTTTAATGCACTCTCCAAAAAATACATCTTAACGATGGCATGCTTCCATATAATCAGGTTGATCCGTTCTTGGGTATCAGTGACGATAATCAAGTATATGCTAAAATCAATGTGGATTTAAGAGAGTATGGCACTGCTGGTGATAATCAGTTAGCCGCGTCAACATTATCTGAGCTGAGGAACAAAATATCTGAATATGACCAGACCATAAAGAATGTGTTGGTTCATAATTTGACGAACTTCACCGAGGTATTACATTTTATTTAGGGACTGTAATTTTTTTCCTAACGCACAGCTCACTCACTTTCTGTTTTTCCTCCTTTTTTAGCTGGATACAGATAACCTGGCTGTGCTACTGTCAGAATCATTCAAGCCTGATGAAGACTTTGTGTTCGGTCCACAGTCGATTCttgatcagaatcaaattacTTTTCATTCTCATGAGTCACTGTCGATTGATGAGGTATGCATTATCAGTTTTTTGTATGAAGACGTTGTCCTTCGCCGTGAAGCATACACATGTGCATGTGAAACTAGTTTAGAATACTTTGTAATATTATGATTAATGTAAGATTCTCTTCTgttgataattttttgtttttcaggaTTTTCCCTCAAATTCAGGAGGCGAAGATGACACAAGTAGTGAAGCTTCTGTCTCTAACCTTTCTCGATTCATTCCAAAGATGCCTGTATCCCCTCCACAGCCCCATGTTATCAGCATTGGACAACTTTTGGAATCGGTACACATTCTGTTATTTACTtatacaaattttcaaataatataGTCATTAACAAGTATATAATTCGACGAGAAACCTTTACTTAAACTTTAAAAAGCATATAACCTCAACAGTGCATCCATTTCTTTTAGGCACTTGAGGTAGCAAGTCAAGTGGCAGGAACATCTGTCTCCACTTCTCCCCTCCCATACAACACCATGGCTAGCCAGTGTGAATCGCTCGGGACATGTTCACGGAAGAAGCTTTCAAATTGGTTGACCTTCGAGAATCATTACACTCAATCACCTGATACATCGTTTCTGTCCACTGCTCGTAACAGTAACTCAGCACTTGAAAAGGTATGCCTTCAAGTCAGTTTATCTAAATAGTCATTTTGGCTTCCAAATGTACGAAGTGGTGTCAGTGTCACTATATATATCTAAGTTACCAAAAACATCCTTGAGTGCATCATCCGTTAGTAATTTGATGGacacaaactaactaactaaaaaCACATTCGGAGATAAAACTGACTAACGAGAGACATATTCGAggatatttttgtaattttgattaATTCAGTAACTACAGCGATAACACCTCACTCattaaaggaccaaaatgattgtttactctttcttttttctttacatTTGTGCATGACACCTCCGTACATTGCATGGGATCTTTACTAAGTATTATAGTAACTTATGGTGCTCCTTATATTCTCCCTCCAgtttcatatataagcaaaaaatgactttttagattcattgaaaaagtgatGTATCCAATTATTTTAGGCGTTATACTAAAGTCTCAATATATTCTTGTAGGAAGCATATGAGGGTGGGAATGCGCAAGTATCTGCATTGCTTAGAGATCCCATGAAGCTGCCTCCTGCTAGCCCATTTGATAATTTTCTCAAGGCTGCTGGATGTTAGCTAGCTAGTTAGGTTACATGTTTCATGTTTACATTTACTACTATGTTAATTCTAGATATTATTTTACTAGACATGAATTTCAAGGATTGGTAGGCATGACAAAACTTTAATTAGCATTTTAGTCCTAACAACTTTGTAAATCTTGGAACTTAAGCCATGTAATATTTGTATAATAGCTAACAATTTCTTAACTAAACTGTTTTAGCCTATATTTGGTATATCATAGTGACCTACCgtgatttttcaaaaactaCACTCGGTTTCTGCAAAATCACGTTGAGTCACTGTGATCTGACACACTCACCGCGATAACAAACATACACTTGATGGTGGTGAATACTGAACTGTTTTGGGTGGGCCAGATATCTGCATGTTTGAGCCCACTAACTGTTTTGGAGTCAATGGAATTGGTGACATCTCGTGTGCAATTATACAATTACTACTACTACACTAGTGTTGTTCTGCTCAACTATATTACAATTGTTTGTGTCAGTATTAAATTTTTAACTGTTTGCACTTGTCAAATTCTGACACAATGAACAAAgtatattttgatttattttttatgaaatgaaTTACAATTGagccaataaaaattattacatCAAATAAGgtgagtttatttattttaggaaTAGCACTTCATTTAGAAATTTCTATTCTCGCATTTTTTGTCCAACCCTGTTTTTTCAATCTATTGGTTGATTGACccgcaaagaaaaaaaaaatactgtcaGAATAGAGGGAgcgagagaaaaaaaaaagtggttgaGATTATCACAAAACGGGAAGTATGAGCGAAAGGCTGGAGactggagaggatccaaattcgGATTTTAGGGCGGATTGAGAAATCGGCATCAAATTATGAACATTGTTGAAGGGTTATCTAGATGCCATATCACAGCTAAATTGATCTGTCCAAAAACATATTGTGACCCATATGCACACAAAACTGACAGCTCTATCTTATCTTAGTACTACAAAACTATACATTGGTAGTGACCTACTGACCTTGCAATCTGAGGTTTATTTGGtttcaaataatatatatttcatttcttttatttttagtattaattaatttcagACTT from Trifolium pratense cultivar HEN17-A07 linkage group LG1, ARS_RC_1.1, whole genome shotgun sequence includes these protein-coding regions:
- the LOC123889656 gene encoding protein SEMI-ROLLED LEAF 2 isoform X2 → MGVISRKIFPACESMCVCCPALRSRSRQPVKRYRKLLADIFPKSPDELPNERKIVKLCEYAAKNPFRIPKIAKYLEERCYKELRSEHIKLVKIVAESFNKLLSICKVQITYFAVDVLNVISELLDYSKDETIQTLGCQSLTRFIYCQVDSTYTHNIEKLVRKVCMLSQELGETHENHCLRASSLQCLSAMVWFMTEFSHIFADFDEIVYATLDNYEWSRRSEDADRTEAHHNWVDEVVRSESRTGSVAGNDNRSSCLIIQPRPEVKDPSLLTREEIEKPETWAQICIQRLVELAKESTTMRRVLDPMFVYFDSRQHWAPQNGLAMMVLSSMAYFIENTGNQRFILASVIHHLDHKNVMNDPQLKSYVVQVATSLAMQIRSGRRLAEIGFVGDLCRHLRKSFQASSEFVGEQEFNLNISLQSSIENCLLEIANGVIDPQPLFDLMAITLENIPSGAVGKATIGSLIVLARALTSALTNLRLQQGFPESLLMQLLKVMLHSDVEARIGAHLIFSVLLLPSSFHTHEASSLRSRYLDQRNKRHSHTTAASASITALLEKLRRGREGTNSDHGNGIHDDKERDAVTEEWKQGCGLKTSPNFYKLSSIIDRATGSTSLTDTEPYLMKLSEDQMGQLLSAFWIQANLPDNLPSNIEAIAHSFILALIVLRMKNLKDRDNLVIRFFQLPLSLWAMLLDPSNGTLPPACQRSIFVLSVGMLIFACKIYQIHDLNDVFMSLAKSEVDPFLGISDDNQVYAKINVDLREYGTAGDNQLAASTLSELRNKISEYDQTIKNVLVHNLTNFTELDTDNLAVLLSESFKPDEDFVFGPQSILDQNQITFHSHESLSIDEDFPSNSGGEDDTSSEASVSNLSRFIPKMPVSPPQPHVISIGQLLESALEVASQVAGTSVSTSPLPYNTMASQCESLGTCSRKKLSNWLTFENHYTQSPDTSFLSTARNSNSALEKEAYEGGNAQVSALLRDPMKLPPASPFDNFLKAAGC
- the LOC123889656 gene encoding protein SEMI-ROLLED LEAF 2 isoform X1, giving the protein MGVISRKIFPACESMCVCCPALRSRSRQPVKRYRKLLADIFPKSPDELPNERKIVKLCEYAAKNPFRIPKIAKYLEERCYKELRSEHIKLVKIVAESFNKLLSICKVQITYFAVDVLNVISELLDYSKDETIQTLGCQSLTRFIYCQVDSTYTHNIEKLVRKVCMLSQELGETHENHCLRASSLQCLSAMVWFMTEFSHIFADFDEIVYATLDNYEWSRRSEDADRTEAHHNWVDEVVRSESRTGSVAGNDNRSSCLIIQPRPEVKDPSLLTREEIEKPETWAQICIQRLVELAKESTTMRRVLDPMFVYFDSRQHWAPQNGLAMMVLSSMAYFIENTGNQRFILASVIHHLDHKNVMNDPQLKSYVVQVATSLAMQIRSGRRLAEIGFVGDLCRHLRKSFQASSEFVGEQEFNLNISLQSSIENCLLEIANGVIDPQPLFDLMAITLENIPSGAVGKATIGSLIVLARALTSALTNLRLQQGFPESLLMQLLKVMLHSDVEARIGAHLIFSVLLLPSSFHTHEASSLRSRYLDQRNKRHSHTTAASASITALLEKLRRGREGTNSDHGNGIHDDKERDAVTEEWKQGCGLKTSPNFYKLSSIIDRATGSTSLTDTEPYLMKLSEDQMGQLLSAFWIQANLPDNLPSNIEAIAHSFILALIVLRMKNLKDRDNLVIRFFQLPLSLWAMLLDPSNAGTLPPACQRSIFVLSVGMLIFACKIYQIHDLNDVFMSLAKSEVDPFLGISDDNQVYAKINVDLREYGTAGDNQLAASTLSELRNKISEYDQTIKNVLVHNLTNFTELDTDNLAVLLSESFKPDEDFVFGPQSILDQNQITFHSHESLSIDEDFPSNSGGEDDTSSEASVSNLSRFIPKMPVSPPQPHVISIGQLLESALEVASQVAGTSVSTSPLPYNTMASQCESLGTCSRKKLSNWLTFENHYTQSPDTSFLSTARNSNSALEKEAYEGGNAQVSALLRDPMKLPPASPFDNFLKAAGC